The Homalodisca vitripennis isolate AUS2020 chromosome 7, UT_GWSS_2.1, whole genome shotgun sequence DNA segment CAGAACCACCTGTTTTTGTATTGTATGATCTAATCTGTTGAGTCAGCTATCGTTTGTCAAATATCACTAGTATTTTGGAGTTAGCTCCTTTATAAATTAGTGTTATATGCTTCAAGGGATTAGACATTTTTAATTCTTGTGATTCGGAGAGCTGAGAGCTCCAGATAGCTAAAAATAGCCCATTTTCTTGCTGTCATAGAGGCAGAAtggtgtttgttttattttccataCAGACCCATGTCCCtctattttaatcattaatttgtACATTTGAACCCTTCTAAATCAGCGAAATCCCTCACTGATTTACACAACCACCGATACTAACATTATTAATTGATTAGGTAAGATTCTGGACTTTGGACAAGTTGAACTCTACTGCAGCTCAATTAActgatcaaaatcaaaatcaggACTACACTCTGTCAACAAACCATAAAGGATTTTGTTTAAATCTACAATACTCACTTAaagttaactaaataaatactaattttcattacataatatCAAACATTACACATTCTGTTATATAATGTTTACTTAATGATAGAAATGAACTTTCAGTACATAAATCTTGTTGTATTGAAAACAACACATTCAAAATgttaagtaattgtaaaatatgactAAACTCTGAGAAAAAAAATCTGAGAGTATGATATTTGTTAttcaaatacacaaaataatttattattatacactaacagtgttttttaaacaaaacaaaaatagttttaattacaatagCCTATTATACAGCACTTATTTACTTAACACAATCCTATTCAAAATCAGACTGGAAGTCTATGCCATGATGTTCTGTAGAAActagtaaattttgtttataacaatattatacttcTTTGTCCATTACAAACTTAAGCAAATGATACATTTGCTGGGTCAACTTTTATCTCTCAACCGATATCTAAGTTATATTAACAAAAAGCAGTgtctacattaaaacaataaaaaaggataaaacaatatttctcctaatgtagtataatttttgctcagccaaatctcaagCCAAACAGAATTTATAAGGAACTTATCTTAATTCTTAAGAACGAAATTATTATGACGAACTTTGTAGTACCCATCTGGAATACTACTAAATGTATTACGAAACACTCAAACTTCACAGTGTTGTACTCACGAGTACAGTTAATCGTTGAAACTATTGACAAAAACCGATTTGAGTCTGTCTTCAAGCCAAAGTCAAAACTATCCTACTACATACAACTATTACGTACtgataaaaaacaacattaaataatattatacacatgGGTTACATATTGTACAACAGGATTGGTGTATCGAGTCCAGGCAGGTTATGTACAACAGTTGCGGTCCCACCGGTTCTGACATCAACAGTGTAAAAAACTTAACCCTAGTGATGATGTGCTGGGTTTGTACGTTCTGGCCAGTACGCGAGCGCACACACGCGTCAGAGCTACGGCAGAGCCCTTCCGCTCCGAACATCTGCCACGCTACCTGTAACAGCAACAAACAATTTTACTATTgacatatacaatttataaaaaagtagcaTACATGAACTGATACAAGAGAGTATTGGAAAACACGGCAGGACATAACGATAGCGTTACCACGCATACGGACGGAGTGGCCTTTGACTCTAAAACCAATACAGTTTTTCCCTGGACTAAGAGGGACCTATAttcaaagtttcaagtttctaggaccttACTATCAAGAGTTATTACATAGACAAACAGACAACATCACTATTTCAAGAAGATCCTGTTGGGTCCTTCATAATAACAATAGGGAACATTTTACTCTAAATTTGTAGTTTATATTAACATACAGTTCAATCAAACCAGAATATTCTAGAACTCATCCTTAAACCAACGCTTCCTTTTCTTCTACAATTCTACTCTGATCTGCACCCTCCTCTTGAGATTAGCAcctgtataatatttacactacctaatacattatttgtttaagctagtttatatttatgtcatatcattaaattgtgttatatataagtttgttttacatttactGGCCACATATAGGTATAAGCGAGAGCTGTTAGCAATCGTTACTCCCTCTTCCAATTGGTTCAGAGAAAACACACCAGGTAGCGTCGTCCCCTGGCAAAGTTAGTGCCACCACGCTGTGTGGCAGATAAAGAAAAGTCTGGTGATTTTGACAGTCCTGTAGTACATCAATCTTTAACCTCTTTCCTGTGGATAGCTTCTTCCCTCCTATACACAAATTGTTCTTAAATTagtcttgttttatttaattgtgtcCAGGCAGCTCTTAGTCTATCTAGCCTGTCAGTCATCCATACCTTAATTCTATCTCGTTCTAGTTTTATTGTCTGGTAACCTATTTGTAATATAGTCCATTTTATCCTTTTCCAAACCCGATACTTTATTAACTTTCCTCCCCACAAATCATTTGGTTCTATGAGATCCAGATCCATCTATCTACAACTCAGCACCCATAATGTCAATTAGCTGTAGAATGTTCTGACTTTAAATACTGCCACTTTCCATCTAAGTATCATTATTTAAGTATACTGCTTTCACCTAGCAGTATGGCAAAGCACACATGCTTCTCTAAACTGTAATTgaggtttacattttttttctgaGCAATTATTATGTCTTTGAGGGATAATATATCCATGAAAAGGAGAAAATGTTCCATGTACGCTAAGTGTTACGAGTCAACTTGATCACTTTGCTTATATGGATGCGTTGTGTCCATGGAAATTTTAAACGGTCTGGAGTTAGAGAAGACAATACAGTGTATTTTGACCTTAGAGTAATGGTAAAAATAGAACTGAACTGATGGATGCATTCTAAAAATGTTGAAAGTCTTGAGGTCTACACTGACCAACCTCTAGAAATATATAAACCAACCTTGGCAAAGATTTGTAGTCATAACCTTCGGTTTCAGCTGTCAACACTGATGACAGAGTTCAGCTGACACAACTGTGCTGTTATCAAAGTTTGGAGTACTTTGCTTCCTTAAATCAATGTTTTGTAAATGCATTTCTGTTGTAGCTTTGCCACAACCAAAATTGTGCCAAAAGTATTTGGAGATTTTGTGTTCAGTTTCATTTGATAGAGTTTACCACCTCATCTCTTCATATAAGTACAGCTTTAAGGGACTGTCTATGGCTGCCACAAATGTGACCATTTTTGCAACGGCTGATTGAGCATAAAGGTTAAATTGATAGTATCTACCTTGACTTTCAAAGGGCTTGGAAAGCCATCATACCATTTTCTagcttttgatttttttcttacaaGATGGATCAAATCCTACCTTTTAGGACGTacaattatagttaattatagtTAGATCAGCCATTTGATCTGCTATGTAGGATTGTCTAAAATCATCTCATACTCCCGAACCTCATTAAAAGGTGGCAATTGTAGTTGTAAACCTTCAATTGCAGAACAAATCTGTGATgttcagatatgtacaccacaaAATCCTTTACTATTTTCATGAGACTGGTGGTAGTTGGATTGAGAGAAACAAAATTGTATAGGATCTTGGTGTTCTTAGTTTTCAAGTTGATTTATGGGCATGTAAGCTTGAATTGTGTTAATGGATCACccaatttattgaaaacaaaggtTCTTGAATAAAACTTGACATATATCTTGAATAGTGAGCGAGGTTACATAGATATAGTAATTACTGAGGCTGTGCATAGAACATTTCTGGTGTGAATACTCGTTAAAACTGAATACCAATAGGACTTTAAAGCTTGACAATTTTCCCCTGTTTTAATAAATACCctgttgtttttaaaacaaactaacaatAACTCGCTTTGTAATCATATCATAACTTTCATGATGAGAATGGGAACTATATTTCTAATTGTGAGGCAAAGTTGGCCTaacaaatgtattagttttttttttttttagaaaatcaagataTTGTCTGCAAAACATTTGAATCAAATAATTAAGATTCATTCCATCTAGGAAATTCTTTCAAGTATggattaaatgattatttattgtactgCTTCATTAGTGTActgtaatgatttaataattttaaacttatcttCATGTTGTATGGTAATATTCTATccttatattaagtatttttcatatcaaaatttgttattttctggAAAGTCTTTTAACATAGCCTTTTTGTTCTCTAATTCCTGTTGGTTACACTAATGCGAGCATTCACTTATGATCAACTCACAAGCAAGAGATCATTTACTAGTATACCATAATCAATAATACAATTTCTATGTTAGAAAATCCAAATACTCTGCTCTAAATGCGCTTTAAGAGAGAGGAACTTGGACTCACATGTATGATGCTACCAGAGCCTGTGCAAGTGCAGGTTTCGACTGAGCACTGAGCGCACGTCCTGAGTGAACCTGAGCGCATCCAGCATTGGCAGCAGGTTAAGCAGTGCCGTGTCCATAGGATCACTGAACCAGGACTTTATTGGAATTGCATTATCTGCAATAGAGCACATATTTTATTACggtaaacaattttttgaattgaatcataggcaaaattaaattaaaaattctgtattttaacagacaaagtaAGGATCAAATCATCTTAAGCACTTGTTATAGATAAAGGTTTCATTATCGCGAATGGAAAATGGAGTTGGTGAGAGGAGTTCTCTACAGAAGgtgttaaataacaaatataatttcttacaCGCTTGAAAATTGAAAAGATAGGATTCAgagaatattataattgaaaactcCAATTCCACATGAAATTAACATAAtgctaaaaattcaaaaactggtGCCAATACCTGGGTAAGCTCTGTACGCTCCCGGAGAATTGTCTAGGATGAATACGTTAGCCAGGTCTACAGAGATGGCTGACAAGTCCTTGGTGTAACTGCCCAAGTCTGGTGTGCAGTGCTGTCTGTAGTATCTGCGGCAAACATGTGGTTCGTAAGTTACCATCGTAATTAAATACGACAAGTGGAAACTGTTATCATCTgtcaaaatttaaacttcaaGAGAACACAATCAATAAAAAGCAAGAAGTATGTAGCTATTTTGTTATGGCATCCTAAGATTTCAGACCCGTCTCTGGGAATATGCAAAGAACAATTAAAATTTGCCACTATTTATCACATGTGATGAGGGGGGAGGGGATTGTGGATGTGGATTATGGTATGGAGAGGATGAAAATGTACACATACACCATAATGGCTGCAAATCTTACGCTATATACAAATATGAATAGATCTGATTCTTAACCGTAATTTTGTTTAACGAACATCAATTGATTGACTGATTGTTTAACCTTCGTCTTAGGATCCCCCTGTTGTTGTCCAGTTTGTCTGCAACTGCAGCTCCATAGATCTCCATACTGGCAGTGAACACTACCAACTCGTACCACTGGGACACCTATACACATACAGCATTTAGGTTAGTTTATGTTctattattatatgaaaacacTTGATATTTACAcatgtactttttaaatatgaatttgtaaTGAACTAGAATCTCCAATAGAGTATAACTAACTTGTAATAATGGATCTGTTAACTTTTCATTGAATTAGTTTGAGGTTCATTGCTGAATTCGCATTATCACGGCTCATAAGAGACTTTATTATTGCGTTGCCACCTAGAAGCGGTCCACCCCTAAACATGGCTTAACTAAAAAATAGGTGGtgggaaaaaattaatatatattattactgaaaatggtcaaaaataaaaattcttcatgAAAAATCAACCTAAGTTAAttggattaatttaatttttgatacttgtcattacaatttaatatttttgcaagaCAATATAATTGCTACAAATAATTAGTCATAACTAAAGTATGGACACTTCACCAAGTAACAAGTATTAATAATCTAGGTTTAACTtagaattaatgtaatttttttgtttagaaGTACGCAGAGTAGCCaatcataacaattttttttcaaatactagGTGTTTTCCTGGTAAAAAATGTCTGATTCTCTAGtccattttcaaaccaaatataaataactcTAATACTGTTTTAACCCTTATACTGTGTGCAGTAAATGTTTTTCTTCGCTAactgtatttgcaagaaatgccacgAAGCTCTGATAACAGCAAATTTCGCCGCTAGTGGTATATGCGAGAAATTTGGTGATGAATAGTAGGCAGTCATTATTACCACCTATTTAAGCTCCTTGCAGACTGCAGTTTAATATTGTGGCTCAGAGGTCTGCGGTGCATGAACTTACGGTAAAAGATCACGATTTTGCCGTTAGACAAGTTCCGTTCAGTGAAAAGTACATGAGAAAGGTGACATAGTCGTCTATTTATCACCAAGCAACTGCCAACCACGCATAAAAACAGCAGACACGCTGGCATCGACAAATATAGACATGGGAAATacgtacttaaaataaaatattatttaagatcaTACTATTTAGTTACTGTAcgtttctaaatagtttttatacaccAGAAActacaaaacatgttttagcaatcagtaatttgAGTACTACCATCAGCTGTCGTCTGCGAATAAACTAACttctaatattgtaatattgtaaattcgTGACTTTCCAAagtgtgttttaaataattctgttagTATCGGAATCTAGTGATATTATCCTTGGTATTGATTAACAGAGTCGATCTATCCTTGGTAAAAATATCagacattataaaaattcacaCCTGAAGTCTTTGTTACCATTTCTATCAATCTCACCCACGTTAATCAATAACTCATTGCTGTTTTATACagtattaaagaaaatttcaataagtcAAAATCTGAATTTTGACAACTGTAtattattaaaccttttttgtgtaatagaatagaatagaatagaaaactctctttattgcaggaatatacaaactcgttttctttcaaatgaaatgaaaccaataatacatgattaaaacagttcataaatatacaataattacttacaactaacaataaatactacTTGAAAGAACAAcgacttttaaaagaaatttaacacctATGTAAAAGAGTctgtcaaactaaaaataataatggtaaaattaacataaactcATTACTTTTAtcatagaaaaatatatacatatattacaatatatgacttaattttataacttacttttataatatagtacttaatctcatccttttaattttttttactgtacaaacttaagtatgaaaacaaaaacctttaataaaaatatccatcACAGTAATTTAGTTTGACAACATGTCTGTCCAGCTTTGGCATGTCATCCTTGTACCGTTACATCAATAATCGCAACGGACATTGAAACCACAAATAAAGACCACAAATTGGACATTGGTTGACATCAGTTAACAGTGCTAATGTGTCCCCAGCATTAAAGTTTCACAAGGGACTATCCTGTGCTGTTTCATAAAGAGACAAAATGTCATGGTAAACAATTCCAGTGCagtattcaaagtttttatagTACATACAGTAGTGCCTTTGAATATCAAACAGCAACATTTGTCAGGTATTGCTTAAGAAACTTATGAATtccattgtaaattatattacgATTCCATATCCGGACTCCTCCTTCACTGAGTTAAGCTGGATATGACAGGTTTTACTGTAGTTCCATTCTTAGATAATTTCATCTTGAATAAggactttatatttatttactctgccCCAATTTATTAAATCAGAACAAAATCTTTAACTTTGATTGCATTTATCAGCACCAATCAAAGCTTCCGCCGCTTACTGCAAAATCCACTTACAATGTCTAGGAAGAAGTCGACATGGGGACGCTTGTGAACAAAGAACCGTACCGGATGTCTCTCGATGGTGACTTTCAACACAAAGTCGGGCGGTGTGCCAGGCTTTACAGTCTGCCTGACAACACCTTCATGGTGCGAATGAATCAGCGTCTCATCTAGGTCCAACACCAACACCTTCCGCTTCACCAGACCTGTCATACATAACACACATTCATACATTAGAATGGTCTCCAATACATGTTTCATCCTCAACTCATGAATCATTCCAACTAAATTAACTcatttactaaaaactaaaaattaatcattttaagaTTCTAATGAGAGAACTCTAAAATGCAGTTCCAGCATAACTGTAATATGACTTATTTCATATTTCTAGTTACTCATGCACTACTACTCTTAAAAGTAATCACAGAATCTTTTATTTTAAGACCCTATTCAcagataatttacattttaagaatacAGTAGACTTATTAGTTTGTAGATAAAGTAtacttttaattctaatttttttaacaatcatcACTAGCAGAACTGCCTGTATAGAatgataaatttatgaaaataaaaataaaatattgaagttaaTCAGATTTCCCTTTTACTCaatgtaagtttataattattctaattatgACGGGGGAGGTTGACAGTTGAATTATATACCTTGATAACTCAATCCTCAATAACTGAAAATTCTTGAGaagtcaaatttttaaaatcccaCCTAACttctcaattaattttatttttacttctacaACTCGAATATTGTGTTATGAATGCCACGATAAGTAAGACTTTTCAATGTTTAGAACTGTACATTAACCTTCTATAACTTGCAAATTCTATATTTACAATCCTCGATAAGTCGAAATTCCAATCAAATCGCCTCTATGATTCGCTGTAAATGATGAGACAACAAAGTTCAGGAACCGCTATTGAGCCAACAATTACTATGCAAACTTTCATATGCGATCAAAATCTCCCTGACACTGATTGCTAATTCACAAGTTTACTCCATTGTTCTGTACATGCTTTGTGATTTGCTAACACTGCATTGTTTTGAACAAGATACATTACATATTACGTATTTTACTACACTACAGTTTTGTTTACCTTGGTGATATTCTGTATGTAGGATAGAAGCAGATACAGTATACATGATATTCAGATGAATGTACAATTATACAAGCTTACTTCCTGACAACACAATCTAGACAAGTTATTAATCTTCTTGGCCCTTTAAAACTGGAAATTACAGGCAGATTTTTCACCCTCAGAAGCTCGAAACGTATACCCAAAAAATTGTATAGCTCAAACGTTTCCTTGCTCCTTTTCATTTGAGTTATCCAGGTTCGACTGTATGTAGAAGTtgcattatttcatttattaatttaaacttaataaaaacagataaaacttatccgaaataaaaaatattacttttgggaATTTTTAATGGCGAGGAAATGTTAGTAATGTGGTCATTGAAGAGTTGGAGCCAAATTTTAATTGAGCTTGTAAGGTCACCATCCAATAATTCGGTAGTTAAAGAACTAATTAGGTCACAataaacagtctttaaatataattttatgaaacagtGACAAAAGTTTACTATAGTTAATACCATACCAGAATATGAAACCAAAAATAATTCCTATTAAGTCTGTTAATAATAAGGACCAAACGTGTTAACAGATTACTCACAATCATGATTATTAGCTTCaccaatataataaacaaaatactgaTAATTTTATTCATCACTAAATCTAGTTTATTGTTAACGAACAAAGTGTTTTATAAGcataaatttacagtattttaagtattacaaCTTTAACCTTGACTTAATTGTCGGATGAATAAAAAAGAATGGAGCAAAAATACGGTTAATTATTTGCAAACAAAGAGCCACGAATTCTTTAAAGTTCCAtagaataatttgttatattaacaaGTTTTAACATACATTACAAACATGTTTGTATACACTACACGTGTTTTTTCCTAAGTTGAACACTAACAACAACATAGTTTGATCAAATTACGAACACAAAATGCTTAATCTTGCTTTGATGTAACCATTTGATAAATGGCAAATGACGTTAGTCAACCAAGCAACCAAGACAAAACATAACCTTATCAAAACAAACTTATAAACATGTTCTTTCTACTgttgcaacaatcagctgttttaatgcATGCAAACAGAAGTACCAACTATTTAATTCTGTATCATTCTACCATATCTTGTGAATATTTGCTGAATAACTGAAATCTTACCACTATCCAACATTATGGGGATAGCTTGCTTCAAATTACAGATATAGaacataaaagtatattttcatcATAATGGGCTATAGACAAAACTTTTGTGACAAGCAGCATACAGTTTGCAAAAAACAGCtcttttaatgaattaaagaaatattaataaatgaaaatattgtcatgttgtacatattttaaaatacttgtatagAAGAAAACTGAatatgagaaattaaattttaatgaaaaaggaGCTTCAGAAAAGTTCTGAAATGTGACAATATGCTTATATTAtgtcataattttttaacacaaaattcaGTTCTTCCAGATATTAAGTTTGATGTTAGattattaataagtaaacaaagtaatttttCTGCTGatcattatgtaaaatttacttatacaAAGACATGTTAGATAAATAATGTCTCCAAGATATTTTTGGATTGAATTGTCTTCATTGggaacaaacatattttatgtcctgttctgataatgtaaaaaaaaacacaacaattacAAATGTCCTTAATCTTGTTATCTATTTGTGTCATTCATGATTGTCAATAATGAGCACCCACAAAGGACAGTCATTTATTGTATCAACTTTTCAACAGTCCATTACAAATTTTACCAAACA contains these protein-coding regions:
- the LOC124366081 gene encoding CTD nuclear envelope phosphatase 1 homolog isoform X1, giving the protein MLKQLQMGLRAFMLLASRVWTCICFLIKKKVRALVQHQPVKYEIYPLSPLSRHRLSLVKRKVLVLDLDETLIHSHHEGVVRQTVKPGTPPDFVLKVTIERHPVRFFVHKRPHVDFFLDIVSQWYELVVFTASMEIYGAAVADKLDNNRGILRRRYYRQHCTPDLGSYTKDLSAISVDLANVFILDNSPGAYRAYPDNAIPIKSWFSDPMDTALLNLLPMLDALRFTQDVRSVLSRNLHLHRLW
- the LOC124366081 gene encoding CTD nuclear envelope phosphatase 1 homolog isoform X2, whose product is MLKQLQMGLRAFMLLASRVWTCICFLIKKKLVQHQPVKYEIYPLSPLSRHRLSLVKRKVLVLDLDETLIHSHHEGVVRQTVKPGTPPDFVLKVTIERHPVRFFVHKRPHVDFFLDIVSQWYELVVFTASMEIYGAAVADKLDNNRGILRRRYYRQHCTPDLGSYTKDLSAISVDLANVFILDNSPGAYRAYPDNAIPIKSWFSDPMDTALLNLLPMLDALRFTQDVRSVLSRNLHLHRLW